A genomic window from Pecten maximus chromosome 4, xPecMax1.1, whole genome shotgun sequence includes:
- the LOC117325593 gene encoding polypyrimidine tract-binding protein 1-like isoform X7 — translation MDGDSSLMPGTKRPSDDLMSSSPMMTNGTGLSPQQVPNADNDAKKVKLEQPPQEISRVIHVRGIPENATEAEIVQLGIPFGKVTNVLRVKKSQAFLEMETEDSACGMIKYHSTSNTALIRGKHVFIQFSKHKQLVVDQINSPQNASAKAAILAASEMSNDIPQSDNTRSILRVIVEKLLYPVDVTTLHQIFSRFGFVTKIITFTKNNTFQALIQFQDSISAKTAKYSLDGQNIYNGCCTLKIDFSNLSNLNVKYNNDKSYDYTKVNQLCAGDASVQRHAPGMLGGVGGMGGVGVGGVGGMQGMGMQESLRMVGGIGGLGGMGGAQDLMTQALMPGMGTAPLTAYGAGAAAAMGGTPVYASNFGPGVQAQMPQLGNYSFANPALTGMAMGGLPCGNSVLLVSNLNEQMATPDALFTLFGVYGDVHRVKILYNKKDNALIQMAEPFQAQQALQYLDKFKVWGKQIRVAASKHSVVQMPREGQPDAGLTKDFTNSPLHRFKRPGSKNCLNIFPPSAVLHLSNIPPNVTEEEITDRFKEQGTVAAFKFFPKDRKMALIQMSSVEEAIEALINLHNVQLSENNHLRVSFSKSTI, via the exons GTCAAGCTGGAGCAGCCCCCACAGGAAATTTCACGAGTGATTCATGTTAGAGGAATTCCAGAAAATGCTACAGAGGCTGAAATCGTCCAGCTTGGTATTCCCTTCGGCAAAGTTACAAATGTGCTTCGAGTCAAAAAGAGCCAG GCCTTTTTAGAGATGGAAACTGAAGATAGTGCTTGTGGAATGATAAAGTACCATTCCACCTCCAACACTGCATTGATCAGAGGCAAACACGTGTTTATACAGTTCTCCAAACACAAACAGTTGGTCGTGGACCAGATCAACTCACCCCAG AATGCAAGTGCTAAAGCAGCAATTTTGGCAGCAAGTGAAATGTCCAATGATATCCCACAGTCCGACAACACGCGATCCATCCTTCGGGTCATTGTAGAGAAGCTTCTGTACCCTGTAGATGTCACCACACTTCATCAG ATATTCAGCAGATTCGGATTTGTGACAAAGATCATCACCTTCACAAAGAACA ATACATTCCAGGCCTTAATCCAGTTTCAAGATTCTATTTCTGCTAAAACAGCAAAATAT TCACTAGATGGACAGAACATTTACAATGGGTGCTGTACACTGAAGATTGACTTCTCCAACCTCTCAAACCTGAATGTGAAATACAACAATGACAAATCCTATGATTATACAAAGGTGAACCAGCTGTGTGCTGGGGACGCTTCAGTCCAGCGACATGCCCCTGGGATGCTAGGAGGTGTCGGAGGTATGGGCGGAGTAGGTGTTGGAGGCGTAGGAGGAATGCAGGGTATGGGAATGCAAG AGTCCCTACGAATGGTAGGGGGTATAGGAGGATTAGGAGGGATGGGAG GTGCCCAGGATCTAATGACGCAGGCGTTGATGCCAGGGATGGGAACCGCTCCACTAACAGCCTACGGTGCCGGTGCCGCGGCGGCTATGGGAGGCACGCCTGTATATG CTTCAAACTTTGGCCCAGGTGTACAAG CTCAAATGCCCCAGCTCGGTAATTACAGCTTTGCAAACCCAGCCCTGACTGGGATGGCAATGGGAGGACTGCCCTGTGGGAACAGTGTGCTGTTGGTGTCCAACTTGAATGAACAG ATGGCCACGCCAGATGCTCTCTTTACCCTTTTTG GGGTATATGGGGACGTACATAGGGTGAAGATATTGTATAACAAAAAGGATAATGCTCTCATTCAAATGGCAGAACCGTTCCAAGCTCAACAAG CACTACAATATTTAGACAAATTCAAAGTATGGGGCAAACAAATCCGGGTTGCTGCCTCCAAACACAGTGTTGTACAGATGCCAAGAGAGGGACAGCCG GACGCTGGATTGACAAAAGATTTCACCAACTCTCCACTGCACAGATTCAAACGACCAGGATCCAAAAACTGTCTGAACATCTTTCCACCATCTGCTGTTCTCCATCTCTCTAACATTCC acCTAATGTCACAGAAGAAGAGATCACAGACAGGTTCAAAGAGCAGGGTACAGTCGCAGCATTCAAATTTTTCCC GAAAGATAGGAAAATGGCTCTCATCCAAATGAGTTCTGTTGAGGAAGCCATTGAGGCACTCATT AACCTGCACAATGTCCAGCTAAGTGAAAACAACCATCTGCGAGTGTCCTTCTCCAAGTCTACAATCTAA
- the LOC117325593 gene encoding polypyrimidine tract-binding protein 3-like isoform X9, with product MENRPSDDLMSSSPMMTNGTGLSPQQVPNADNDAKKVKLEQPPQEISRVIHVRGIPENATEAEIVQLGIPFGKVTNVLRVKKSQAFLEMETEDSACGMIKYHSTSNTALIRGKHVFIQFSKHKQLVVDQINSPQNASAKAAILAASEMSNDIPQSDNTRSILRVIVEKLLYPVDVTTLHQIFSRFGFVTKIITFTKNNTFQALIQFQDSISAKTAKYSLDGQNIYNGCCTLKIDFSNLSNLNVKYNNDKSYDYTKVNQLCAGDASVQRHAPGMLGGVGGMGGVGVGGVGGMQGMGMQESLRMVGGIGGLGGMGGAQDLMTQALMPGMGTAPLTAYGAGAAAAMGGTPVYASNFGPGVQAQMPQLGNYSFANPALTGMAMGGLPCGNSVLLVSNLNEQMATPDALFTLFGVYGDVHRVKILYNKKDNALIQMAEPFQAQQALQYLDKFKVWGKQIRVAASKHSVVQMPREGQPDAGLTKDFTNSPLHRFKRPGSKNCLNIFPPSAVLHLSNIPPNVTEEEITDRFKEQGTVAAFKFFPKDRKMALIQMSSVEEAIEALINLHNVQLSENNHLRVSFSKSTI from the exons GTCAAGCTGGAGCAGCCCCCACAGGAAATTTCACGAGTGATTCATGTTAGAGGAATTCCAGAAAATGCTACAGAGGCTGAAATCGTCCAGCTTGGTATTCCCTTCGGCAAAGTTACAAATGTGCTTCGAGTCAAAAAGAGCCAG GCCTTTTTAGAGATGGAAACTGAAGATAGTGCTTGTGGAATGATAAAGTACCATTCCACCTCCAACACTGCATTGATCAGAGGCAAACACGTGTTTATACAGTTCTCCAAACACAAACAGTTGGTCGTGGACCAGATCAACTCACCCCAG AATGCAAGTGCTAAAGCAGCAATTTTGGCAGCAAGTGAAATGTCCAATGATATCCCACAGTCCGACAACACGCGATCCATCCTTCGGGTCATTGTAGAGAAGCTTCTGTACCCTGTAGATGTCACCACACTTCATCAG ATATTCAGCAGATTCGGATTTGTGACAAAGATCATCACCTTCACAAAGAACA ATACATTCCAGGCCTTAATCCAGTTTCAAGATTCTATTTCTGCTAAAACAGCAAAATAT TCACTAGATGGACAGAACATTTACAATGGGTGCTGTACACTGAAGATTGACTTCTCCAACCTCTCAAACCTGAATGTGAAATACAACAATGACAAATCCTATGATTATACAAAGGTGAACCAGCTGTGTGCTGGGGACGCTTCAGTCCAGCGACATGCCCCTGGGATGCTAGGAGGTGTCGGAGGTATGGGCGGAGTAGGTGTTGGAGGCGTAGGAGGAATGCAGGGTATGGGAATGCAAG AGTCCCTACGAATGGTAGGGGGTATAGGAGGATTAGGAGGGATGGGAG GTGCCCAGGATCTAATGACGCAGGCGTTGATGCCAGGGATGGGAACCGCTCCACTAACAGCCTACGGTGCCGGTGCCGCGGCGGCTATGGGAGGCACGCCTGTATATG CTTCAAACTTTGGCCCAGGTGTACAAG CTCAAATGCCCCAGCTCGGTAATTACAGCTTTGCAAACCCAGCCCTGACTGGGATGGCAATGGGAGGACTGCCCTGTGGGAACAGTGTGCTGTTGGTGTCCAACTTGAATGAACAG ATGGCCACGCCAGATGCTCTCTTTACCCTTTTTG GGGTATATGGGGACGTACATAGGGTGAAGATATTGTATAACAAAAAGGATAATGCTCTCATTCAAATGGCAGAACCGTTCCAAGCTCAACAAG CACTACAATATTTAGACAAATTCAAAGTATGGGGCAAACAAATCCGGGTTGCTGCCTCCAAACACAGTGTTGTACAGATGCCAAGAGAGGGACAGCCG GACGCTGGATTGACAAAAGATTTCACCAACTCTCCACTGCACAGATTCAAACGACCAGGATCCAAAAACTGTCTGAACATCTTTCCACCATCTGCTGTTCTCCATCTCTCTAACATTCC acCTAATGTCACAGAAGAAGAGATCACAGACAGGTTCAAAGAGCAGGGTACAGTCGCAGCATTCAAATTTTTCCC GAAAGATAGGAAAATGGCTCTCATCCAAATGAGTTCTGTTGAGGAAGCCATTGAGGCACTCATT AACCTGCACAATGTCCAGCTAAGTGAAAACAACCATCTGCGAGTGTCCTTCTCCAAGTCTACAATCTAA
- the LOC117325593 gene encoding polypyrimidine tract-binding protein 1-like isoform X8: protein MPGTKRPSDDLMSSSPMMTNGTGLSPQQVPNADNDAKKVKLEQPPQEISRVIHVRGIPENATEAEIVQLGIPFGKVTNVLRVKKSQAFLEMETEDSACGMIKYHSTSNTALIRGKHVFIQFSKHKQLVVDQINSPQNASAKAAILAASEMSNDIPQSDNTRSILRVIVEKLLYPVDVTTLHQIFSRFGFVTKIITFTKNNTFQALIQFQDSISAKTAKYSLDGQNIYNGCCTLKIDFSNLSNLNVKYNNDKSYDYTKVNQLCAGDASVQRHAPGMLGGVGGMGGVGVGGVGGMQGMGMQESLRMVGGIGGLGGMGGAQDLMTQALMPGMGTAPLTAYGAGAAAAMGGTPVYASNFGPGVQAQMPQLGNYSFANPALTGMAMGGLPCGNSVLLVSNLNEQMATPDALFTLFGVYGDVHRVKILYNKKDNALIQMAEPFQAQQALQYLDKFKVWGKQIRVAASKHSVVQMPREGQPDAGLTKDFTNSPLHRFKRPGSKNCLNIFPPSAVLHLSNIPPNVTEEEITDRFKEQGTVAAFKFFPKDRKMALIQMSSVEEAIEALINLHNVQLSENNHLRVSFSKSTI from the exons GTCAAGCTGGAGCAGCCCCCACAGGAAATTTCACGAGTGATTCATGTTAGAGGAATTCCAGAAAATGCTACAGAGGCTGAAATCGTCCAGCTTGGTATTCCCTTCGGCAAAGTTACAAATGTGCTTCGAGTCAAAAAGAGCCAG GCCTTTTTAGAGATGGAAACTGAAGATAGTGCTTGTGGAATGATAAAGTACCATTCCACCTCCAACACTGCATTGATCAGAGGCAAACACGTGTTTATACAGTTCTCCAAACACAAACAGTTGGTCGTGGACCAGATCAACTCACCCCAG AATGCAAGTGCTAAAGCAGCAATTTTGGCAGCAAGTGAAATGTCCAATGATATCCCACAGTCCGACAACACGCGATCCATCCTTCGGGTCATTGTAGAGAAGCTTCTGTACCCTGTAGATGTCACCACACTTCATCAG ATATTCAGCAGATTCGGATTTGTGACAAAGATCATCACCTTCACAAAGAACA ATACATTCCAGGCCTTAATCCAGTTTCAAGATTCTATTTCTGCTAAAACAGCAAAATAT TCACTAGATGGACAGAACATTTACAATGGGTGCTGTACACTGAAGATTGACTTCTCCAACCTCTCAAACCTGAATGTGAAATACAACAATGACAAATCCTATGATTATACAAAGGTGAACCAGCTGTGTGCTGGGGACGCTTCAGTCCAGCGACATGCCCCTGGGATGCTAGGAGGTGTCGGAGGTATGGGCGGAGTAGGTGTTGGAGGCGTAGGAGGAATGCAGGGTATGGGAATGCAAG AGTCCCTACGAATGGTAGGGGGTATAGGAGGATTAGGAGGGATGGGAG GTGCCCAGGATCTAATGACGCAGGCGTTGATGCCAGGGATGGGAACCGCTCCACTAACAGCCTACGGTGCCGGTGCCGCGGCGGCTATGGGAGGCACGCCTGTATATG CTTCAAACTTTGGCCCAGGTGTACAAG CTCAAATGCCCCAGCTCGGTAATTACAGCTTTGCAAACCCAGCCCTGACTGGGATGGCAATGGGAGGACTGCCCTGTGGGAACAGTGTGCTGTTGGTGTCCAACTTGAATGAACAG ATGGCCACGCCAGATGCTCTCTTTACCCTTTTTG GGGTATATGGGGACGTACATAGGGTGAAGATATTGTATAACAAAAAGGATAATGCTCTCATTCAAATGGCAGAACCGTTCCAAGCTCAACAAG CACTACAATATTTAGACAAATTCAAAGTATGGGGCAAACAAATCCGGGTTGCTGCCTCCAAACACAGTGTTGTACAGATGCCAAGAGAGGGACAGCCG GACGCTGGATTGACAAAAGATTTCACCAACTCTCCACTGCACAGATTCAAACGACCAGGATCCAAAAACTGTCTGAACATCTTTCCACCATCTGCTGTTCTCCATCTCTCTAACATTCC acCTAATGTCACAGAAGAAGAGATCACAGACAGGTTCAAAGAGCAGGGTACAGTCGCAGCATTCAAATTTTTCCC GAAAGATAGGAAAATGGCTCTCATCCAAATGAGTTCTGTTGAGGAAGCCATTGAGGCACTCATT AACCTGCACAATGTCCAGCTAAGTGAAAACAACCATCTGCGAGTGTCCTTCTCCAAGTCTACAATCTAA